In Mangrovivirga cuniculi, the following proteins share a genomic window:
- the rodA gene encoding rod shape-determining protein RodA, whose product MRERTDIFANVDWITIFLYFALVLFGWFNIYAAVYDASANQSIFDLNLNSGKQLVWIGASVVTIIIIFFADFRLIDSLAYVAFGVVLLLLIAVLFFGREVAGSTSWFEIGSFRFQPSEFAKFVTALALAKYLGDPQAKLDRIPDLMAVGAILFLPVALILLQGDAGTAMVFSIFILVLFREGLSPIPLILGVLGAIVFLLAIYLTQILELNQIYIYSGIIVIGALATFLNRAKRSKLITSILITVAICGVVRSVDFVFEDVLKPHQQTRILVLFNPDLDPQGAGYNVNQSKIAIGSGGFDGKGFLEGTQTKYDYVPEQSTDFIFCTIGEEHGYIGSFIVIVLFSALILRVIQLAERQKMRFSRVYGYCVAMILFFHFSINLSMTIGLFPVIGIPLPFFSYGGSSLIAFTVLLFTMVKLDSHRMQVLSH is encoded by the coding sequence ATGAGAGAAAGAACAGATATATTTGCTAATGTAGACTGGATCACAATATTCCTTTACTTTGCCCTTGTCCTGTTCGGGTGGTTTAATATTTATGCTGCGGTTTATGATGCATCAGCAAATCAGAGTATTTTCGATCTTAATCTGAATTCCGGAAAGCAGTTAGTATGGATTGGTGCTTCTGTCGTTACCATAATTATCATCTTTTTTGCTGATTTCAGGTTGATAGACTCATTGGCCTATGTTGCCTTTGGAGTTGTTTTACTGTTACTAATAGCTGTATTATTCTTCGGAAGGGAAGTGGCAGGTTCTACCTCATGGTTTGAAATTGGCAGCTTCAGATTCCAACCCTCAGAATTCGCTAAATTTGTTACTGCATTAGCTCTGGCTAAATATTTGGGAGACCCCCAGGCAAAGCTCGACCGAATCCCTGATCTTATGGCAGTCGGCGCTATTTTGTTTTTACCTGTTGCTTTGATCCTTCTTCAAGGGGATGCGGGTACTGCAATGGTATTTAGCATTTTTATTCTGGTATTATTTAGAGAAGGATTATCCCCAATACCACTAATACTCGGGGTACTGGGGGCTATTGTATTTTTACTTGCAATTTACCTCACGCAGATTCTAGAGTTAAATCAAATTTATATTTACTCAGGCATAATTGTTATAGGTGCTTTAGCAACATTTTTAAACAGGGCTAAGCGATCTAAATTAATAACATCAATTCTGATAACCGTTGCAATCTGTGGTGTTGTTAGAAGTGTGGATTTTGTCTTTGAGGATGTACTTAAGCCCCACCAGCAAACAAGGATCCTGGTACTATTTAATCCTGATCTTGATCCACAAGGTGCCGGGTATAATGTTAACCAGTCAAAAATTGCAATCGGCTCCGGAGGTTTTGATGGAAAGGGGTTTTTAGAAGGTACTCAAACAAAATACGACTATGTTCCTGAGCAAAGTACTGACTTTATATTCTGTACTATAGGAGAAGAACATGGTTATATCGGTTCATTTATAGTAATCGTTTTATTTAGTGCTCTTATCCTTAGAGTAATTCAATTAGCCGAGAGACAGAAGATGAGGTTTAGCCGGGTTTATGGATATTGCGTAGCAATGATCTTGTTTTTCCACTTTTCCATCAACTTAAGCATGACTATCGGGCTTTTCCCGGTAATTGGCATACCTCTTCCATTCTTCAGTTATGGGGGTTCATCTCTTATAGCTTTTACAGTATTGCTATTCACAATGGTAAAACTGGACTCACATAGAATGCAAGTCCTGTCTCACTAA
- a CDS encoding 2Fe-2S iron-sulfur cluster-binding protein: MENVIVITSLKDRSIIFSDNEESFLDIFKKEKIQWMNICGGKGKCTTCRMLVVNGSENISKPAEVEERFLFLNRLKPGERLACQAKPIKGRIEIKTPRDYKLPHINYSDD, from the coding sequence ATGGAAAATGTAATTGTAATTACAAGTCTAAAAGATAGGTCTATCATTTTTTCAGATAACGAAGAGTCATTCCTGGACATTTTTAAAAAGGAAAAAATTCAATGGATGAACATCTGCGGGGGAAAAGGTAAATGCACAACCTGTAGAATGTTAGTGGTGAATGGTAGTGAGAACATTTCAAAGCCTGCCGAGGTAGAAGAGAGGTTCCTGTTTTTAAATAGATTAAAACCGGGAGAAAGGCTTGCATGTCAGGCCAAACCGATAAAAGGACGTATAGAAATAAAAACACCTCGAGATTATAAACTTCCACATATTAATTATTCCGATGATTAG
- a CDS encoding thymidine kinase, translating to MFIEPSLEQYGDGEKYSGWIEVICGSMFSGKTEELIRRLNRAVLANQKVEIFKPVIDNRYSESEIVSHNKNAIRSTTVNFADDILLKAGDCSVVGIDEAQFFDKRIVDVCNELANEGKRVVVAGLDMDYMGRPFGPMPYLMAVAEFVTKVHAICMKNGSLANYSFRKVINDDKVLVGETESYEARCRKCFFTGLKNSN from the coding sequence ATGTTTATTGAACCATCTTTAGAGCAATATGGAGACGGAGAGAAATACTCCGGTTGGATAGAGGTGATTTGCGGATCGATGTTTTCCGGAAAAACTGAAGAGTTAATCAGAAGACTTAATCGTGCAGTCCTGGCAAATCAGAAAGTAGAAATTTTTAAACCTGTCATTGATAATCGGTATTCTGAATCAGAAATAGTTTCCCACAACAAAAATGCTATTCGTTCAACTACGGTTAATTTTGCAGATGATATTTTATTAAAAGCCGGAGATTGCTCGGTAGTTGGTATCGATGAGGCTCAATTTTTTGATAAAAGAATTGTTGATGTCTGTAATGAACTTGCAAACGAGGGAAAAAGAGTAGTTGTTGCGGGTTTAGACATGGACTATATGGGCAGGCCTTTTGGTCCTATGCCTTATTTAATGGCTGTAGCAGAGTTTGTCACTAAAGTTCATGCGATCTGCATGAAAAACGGATCCCTTGCTAATTATTCTTTCAGAAAAGTAATCAATGATGATAAAGTCCTGGTTGGAGAAACCGAAAGTTATGAAGCGAGATGTCGAAAATGCTTTTTTACCGGCCTTAAAAATTCTAACTAG
- the porZ gene encoding type IX secretion system anionic LPS delivery protein PorZ, with amino-acid sequence MKRDVENAFLPALKILTRFLRFILPSLFFLNISAQNNIPTGTWEAHYSYNTTEFVVGFNDEIIGISNPGIFSYVPIEGWISKVNTDELPAENISSAFSSSDYLIYGFADGSLYKVQKNEIIINNELVSPSTNFYINSIKEFNGLLYLATDEGLVLANLEDLSIRDAFLQIGDSAKSVKVFDITFLSDSIYISTDEGIKAASRNSNLADFNQWKVRSEIAIKEFFELGGEVLAITKAGGLLKKSIDGTWSTVENQPVDGWIAGSTYNSQLFLVNENNVYTWNNGVFTNIADLSSTIDPLDIVVNNDIVFLGTRNSGLIRIDNNNTTSLKPDGPENNFPSAIRFTGSNLFALNSNEAELISYLENSEWKETSLFDAIITDVAYHNQKYYFASISRGLISDLENPVLLTGETLEIDVIAGEGPNDYEFTAITSFADKLLFAQTNSTAYLYTEDLETTTPFPKADSRLNYIRNLKIVDGNIIALTSQNPDGKIVIINPEDQEFRILTSSENNGGLPGTIYNLGSDSDGRIWIASNNGVWFLDVPFGVFDFVAMNASRPIIDGRYLLEGRKVNDLFIDTGDRLWTATALGIRLFDSNLEEELAFFNTENSLLPSNNVLQLEYDPSSGKVYALTDRGIVAYQSDATLPATDYNSVNIYPNPFSVERNEIITISDIKGNSNIKITTASGVFVDEIESKGGSASWNPPSNIPPGVYLFFMADQFYEDGYIGKAVIIP; translated from the coding sequence ATGAAGCGAGATGTCGAAAATGCTTTTTTACCGGCCTTAAAAATTCTAACTAGATTCTTAAGGTTTATTTTACCTTCCCTATTCTTTCTGAATATTTCAGCACAAAATAATATTCCGACAGGTACATGGGAAGCACATTATTCCTATAATACTACAGAATTTGTAGTCGGGTTTAACGATGAAATTATCGGAATCAGTAACCCGGGTATTTTCTCCTACGTCCCGATTGAAGGATGGATCTCTAAAGTTAATACTGATGAATTACCGGCTGAAAACATATCTTCTGCTTTTAGCTCCTCTGATTATCTTATTTATGGCTTCGCAGATGGTTCTTTATATAAAGTTCAGAAAAATGAAATAATCATAAATAATGAGCTTGTTTCTCCATCAACCAATTTTTACATCAATTCAATCAAAGAGTTTAACGGTCTTCTCTATCTGGCTACAGATGAAGGATTAGTATTAGCTAATTTAGAAGATCTTTCTATAAGAGATGCTTTTTTGCAAATTGGAGATAGTGCCAAATCTGTTAAAGTATTTGATATCACTTTTCTATCTGACAGTATTTATATTTCGACCGATGAAGGAATCAAAGCAGCTTCAAGGAATTCTAATCTAGCTGACTTTAATCAATGGAAAGTCAGGTCAGAAATTGCAATAAAAGAGTTTTTTGAATTAGGAGGTGAAGTTTTAGCAATAACTAAAGCTGGAGGTCTCCTGAAAAAATCGATTGATGGAACCTGGTCAACTGTAGAAAACCAACCGGTAGATGGATGGATAGCTGGATCTACTTACAATTCACAATTATTTCTTGTCAACGAAAATAATGTTTACACCTGGAATAATGGTGTTTTTACAAACATAGCAGACCTCTCGTCCACTATAGACCCGCTTGATATCGTTGTTAATAATGACATAGTGTTTCTGGGCACCAGAAATTCAGGATTGATCAGGATTGATAATAATAATACTACATCCCTGAAACCTGATGGACCGGAGAATAACTTTCCTTCAGCAATTCGATTTACCGGCAGCAATCTATTCGCCCTTAATTCTAATGAAGCTGAATTAATTTCATATTTAGAAAACTCCGAATGGAAAGAAACTTCTTTATTCGATGCCATAATTACCGATGTTGCATACCATAACCAGAAATATTATTTCGCATCCATCTCCCGTGGTCTAATATCAGACTTAGAAAACCCCGTACTGTTAACAGGAGAAACGTTAGAAATAGATGTAATAGCCGGTGAAGGCCCTAACGATTATGAATTTACTGCAATCACTTCTTTTGCGGATAAATTATTATTTGCTCAGACAAATAGTACAGCCTATTTATACACCGAAGATCTGGAAACCACTACTCCCTTTCCAAAAGCAGATAGCAGATTAAACTATATAAGAAACCTCAAAATAGTTGACGGAAATATCATAGCCTTAACAAGCCAAAATCCAGATGGTAAAATAGTAATTATTAATCCTGAAGATCAGGAATTTCGGATATTAACCTCCAGTGAGAACAATGGTGGCTTACCTGGTACGATCTATAATTTAGGTTCGGATAGCGATGGGAGAATATGGATTGCTTCCAATAATGGCGTTTGGTTTTTAGATGTTCCATTTGGGGTATTTGATTTTGTTGCAATGAATGCTTCAAGACCAATTATAGATGGCCGCTACTTATTAGAAGGCAGAAAAGTGAATGATTTATTTATTGATACCGGCGACAGGCTCTGGACTGCAACCGCATTGGGAATACGATTATTTGACTCTAATCTGGAAGAGGAACTTGCTTTTTTTAATACCGAAAATTCCCTTCTGCCATCTAATAATGTATTACAATTAGAATATGACCCTTCTTCTGGTAAGGTTTATGCATTAACAGATAGAGGAATAGTCGCATATCAAAGTGATGCCACATTACCTGCTACAGATTATAATTCCGTAAACATTTATCCAAACCCTTTCTCTGTTGAAAGAAATGAAATCATAACCATTAGTGATATCAAAGGGAACAGCAATATTAAAATCACGACTGCATCAGGAGTTTTCGTTGACGAAATTGAAAGTAAAGGAGGCTCTGCTTCATGGAATCCACCTTCGAATATACCTCCGGGAGTTTATCTTTTTTTCATGGCAGACCAATTCTATGAAGATGGCTATATTGGTAAGGCTGTAATTATTCCGTAA
- the recO gene encoding DNA repair protein RecO produces the protein MLTNTQGIVFNYIKYGESSIICRIFTRDKGLKSFIINSARTSKGKGKIALYQPLNLLEMVIYDRNDDKITRINEARIDFHYKTIPFDPVKRGIGLFLSEILFKIVKQDQDPQPVHDFIRNSICIFDQIDQDINNFHLKFLIKLSPYLGLNMESGYVLADEMESFYNLKINQPILDGFEELSSSDYGEKSEISNTVRRELLHVLIDFYRYHLDIGELKSLPVLIELYL, from the coding sequence ATGCTTACTAATACACAAGGAATAGTTTTCAATTACATCAAATACGGTGAATCATCAATAATATGCAGGATTTTCACCAGGGATAAAGGATTGAAATCCTTTATTATTAACAGTGCCAGAACATCTAAAGGAAAAGGTAAAATCGCTCTTTATCAGCCTTTGAATCTTCTTGAAATGGTTATTTATGACAGAAACGATGATAAAATAACCAGGATAAACGAAGCCCGAATTGATTTTCATTATAAAACAATTCCATTTGACCCGGTAAAAAGGGGGATTGGCTTATTTTTATCTGAGATTCTTTTCAAAATAGTAAAACAAGATCAGGACCCACAACCTGTACATGACTTCATTAGAAACTCAATTTGCATTTTCGATCAGATCGACCAGGACATTAATAACTTTCATTTAAAATTTCTGATAAAACTAAGCCCTTACCTGGGCCTAAATATGGAAAGCGGATATGTCCTGGCTGATGAAATGGAATCATTTTATAACCTGAAAATCAACCAGCCAATTTTGGATGGATTTGAAGAGTTGAGTTCCTCTGATTATGGAGAAAAATCTGAAATAAGTAATACGGTAAGAAGAGAGTTACTTCATGTATTGATCGATTTTTACAGGTATCACCTGGACATCGGTGAACTAAAATCTCTTCCCGTTTTAATTGAATTATATTTATAA
- a CDS encoding phosphopeptide-binding protein — translation MMKIRITTICLLAILAVTSCNTKEGSDEESAEDSTAMAEETMTEDAPISISPVTNSPEFNDSMLEMNSPSESAELKPGTVNFNFNVKNYTLASQTPDADIKNCANSDKGQHIHLILNNEPYSAHYDAQFDKEMEEGHYVALAFLSRSYHESLKNPDAYVIRQFTVGDVDAEPADLTQPHMFYSRPKGEYSGANTEKVLLDFYLLNTDLSADGNKVRATINEETFLIDKWQPYFIEGMPMGENTIMLELIDSEGNVVPGPFNTVERTITLTE, via the coding sequence ATGATGAAAATTAGAATAACAACTATCTGTTTGTTAGCTATTTTAGCAGTTACTTCTTGTAACACTAAGGAAGGATCGGATGAGGAATCTGCAGAAGATTCAACTGCAATGGCAGAAGAAACAATGACTGAGGATGCTCCAATCAGCATCTCACCGGTAACAAATTCTCCAGAATTTAATGATTCGATGTTGGAAATGAATTCACCATCAGAATCAGCAGAACTAAAACCTGGTACTGTGAATTTTAATTTTAATGTGAAGAATTATACTCTGGCTAGTCAGACTCCTGATGCCGATATAAAGAATTGTGCAAATTCAGATAAAGGACAACATATTCACCTTATTTTAAATAATGAGCCTTATTCTGCTCACTACGACGCTCAGTTTGACAAAGAAATGGAAGAAGGTCACTACGTGGCTCTGGCTTTTCTTTCTAGATCTTACCATGAGAGTCTTAAAAATCCTGATGCATATGTAATTCGTCAGTTCACAGTTGGAGATGTTGACGCTGAGCCTGCTGATTTAACACAGCCTCATATGTTTTATAGCCGACCTAAAGGTGAGTACAGTGGAGCAAATACAGAAAAGGTGCTTTTAGATTTTTACCTGTTAAATACTGACCTTTCAGCAGATGGTAACAAGGTAAGAGCTACCATAAACGAAGAAACTTTCCTTATTGATAAATGGCAACCTTATTTTATTGAAGGAATGCCGATGGGAGAAAACACTATTATGTTAGAACTTATCGACAGCGAGGGAAATGTAGTTCCTGGTCCATTCAATACTGTTGAAAGAACCATTACATTGACAGAATAG
- a CDS encoding isopenicillin N synthase family dioxygenase: MSDILYNDIPSLDLNDFRSNDPERKAEFVKALGDAYQNIGFVAVKNHGLSDELQEKLYNNVKEFFRLDDEVKKKYERPDIAGQRGYNGKMKEHAKGRNVGDLKEFYHVGQPNDSSHPLTDEYPDNVWPEEVPEFKDACLHAFKTLEQAGLDMLSAIAIHLGLPENYFQNKASYGNSILRAIHYYPITNPDEVPDDAVRAAEHGDINLITLLMGASADGLQVLRKDGKWIPITALPDQIIVNVGDMLARLTNDKLKSTIHRVVNPPKEKMNTSRYSIPFFMHPRSEMDLTCLESCIDEENPKQYEDMTAGEFLDQRLAEIGLKK; encoded by the coding sequence ATGTCTGACATACTATATAACGATATTCCATCACTGGATTTGAATGACTTCAGGAGCAATGACCCTGAAAGGAAAGCTGAATTTGTGAAGGCTTTAGGAGATGCTTATCAGAACATTGGTTTTGTAGCAGTCAAAAACCATGGACTGAGTGACGAACTCCAGGAGAAATTATATAATAATGTGAAAGAGTTTTTCCGCCTGGACGACGAAGTGAAAAAGAAATATGAGAGACCGGATATCGCTGGCCAAAGAGGATATAACGGTAAGATGAAGGAGCATGCAAAAGGAAGAAATGTTGGTGACTTGAAAGAATTCTACCATGTAGGACAACCAAATGACTCTTCTCATCCACTTACGGATGAATATCCTGATAATGTATGGCCGGAAGAAGTTCCTGAATTTAAAGATGCCTGCCTTCATGCTTTCAAAACGCTTGAGCAAGCAGGATTAGATATGCTAAGTGCTATTGCTATTCACCTTGGCCTTCCTGAAAATTACTTCCAGAATAAGGCTTCATATGGTAATAGCATCCTCAGAGCAATCCATTATTACCCAATCACTAACCCTGACGAAGTACCAGATGATGCTGTAAGGGCCGCCGAACATGGGGATATTAATTTGATCACACTCTTAATGGGTGCAAGTGCTGATGGACTCCAGGTATTGAGAAAAGACGGTAAATGGATTCCAATTACTGCTCTGCCAGATCAAATCATTGTTAATGTTGGAGATATGCTGGCAAGACTTACTAATGATAAGTTAAAGTCTACCATCCATAGGGTGGTGAATCCTCCAAAAGAAAAAATGAACACTTCCAGATATTCAATTCCATTTTTCATGCACCCAAGATCAGAAATGGATTTAACATGCCTGGAAAGCTGTATTGATGAAGAAAACCCGAAACAATATGAGGATATGACAGCTGGTGAATTTCTGGATCAGCGATTAGCTGAAATCGGATTAAAAAAATAA
- the chrA gene encoding chromate efflux transporter yields the protein MRKIRSLIYLKEVLKLGVSAFGGPQAHLALFFDIFVDKRAYLTNKELIELHALCQILPGPTSTQTITAIGYRIGGPKLAYLTLLVWCLPAVTVMTGVGLALSYLNDPLSVTEFIQPMVVGIVAVAAIRVSNKVVVSNHGMIVLVLTAVAAYFYRSPFAYPALIIFGGLSTAINFRLHPKVEDKALKINWSNFLLWGGVLIFAALLGAITHKREILLFENFYRNGSLIFGGGQVLIPLLYTEFVEFKQYLTSNEFLSGYGFNQAVPGPTFSFAAFVGTLSMREFGPLAQVIGALLSAAGIFLPGTFLIFFIIRFWDDLKKYRIIKASLEGVNAAGSGLVVAAAFLLYEPIDKNPMSFGIILITVGLMLIRVRTPYIIIAGIIAGFIF from the coding sequence ATGCGGAAAATTCGATCTTTAATTTACCTCAAAGAAGTGTTAAAGTTAGGTGTGTCTGCCTTTGGAGGCCCCCAGGCACACCTGGCTTTATTTTTTGATATTTTTGTTGATAAAAGAGCATACCTGACTAATAAGGAATTAATTGAACTTCATGCTCTTTGTCAGATCCTGCCAGGCCCTACTTCCACTCAAACAATTACAGCAATAGGTTATAGAATCGGTGGGCCAAAACTAGCCTACTTAACTTTATTGGTTTGGTGTTTACCTGCTGTAACAGTGATGACTGGCGTTGGGTTAGCATTATCGTATTTGAACGACCCCCTGTCTGTTACAGAATTTATTCAACCAATGGTGGTAGGAATTGTAGCCGTTGCAGCAATTAGGGTCAGTAATAAAGTGGTAGTATCAAACCATGGAATGATTGTCTTGGTTCTAACTGCAGTAGCTGCCTATTTTTACAGAAGTCCTTTTGCCTACCCGGCGTTAATTATTTTTGGAGGGCTTTCAACAGCTATAAATTTCAGGTTACACCCGAAGGTTGAAGACAAAGCCTTAAAAATTAACTGGAGCAATTTCTTACTCTGGGGTGGTGTCCTGATTTTCGCAGCTTTGTTAGGAGCAATAACTCATAAAAGAGAAATTCTTTTATTCGAAAACTTTTATAGAAACGGATCTCTGATTTTTGGAGGCGGGCAAGTTCTAATACCTTTACTCTATACAGAGTTCGTCGAGTTTAAGCAATATCTCACTTCAAACGAATTTTTATCCGGGTATGGATTTAATCAGGCTGTTCCGGGCCCGACTTTTAGTTTTGCTGCATTTGTTGGTACATTATCAATGCGCGAATTCGGTCCATTAGCCCAGGTAATAGGAGCTCTTTTAAGTGCTGCAGGTATATTTCTTCCAGGCACTTTTTTAATCTTCTTTATTATAAGGTTTTGGGATGACCTTAAAAAATATAGAATAATTAAGGCGTCACTAGAGGGAGTAAATGCCGCCGGGTCAGGCCTGGTTGTTGCTGCTGCATTTTTGTTATATGAGCCTATCGATAAAAACCCGATGAGTTTTGGGATAATTCTTATTACTGTAGGGCTGATGCTAATCAGGGTAAGAACGCCTTATATTATTATCGCCGGAATAATCGCTGGATTTATTTTTTAA
- a CDS encoding S66 peptidase family protein encodes MIIPEFLSPGDKVIIVATARAVDSTAVDHAVEILEQWGLKVLKGKNLLNKDFRFAGKDSARSEDLQYAISSPDIKAVFCVRGGYGTTRIVDNIDFKPLYKYPKWILGFSDITTLLLQLERLGVASAHSSMPALFKNKTSKEALNSIRLFLMEPEDYKLEWDQTSIDRVHNCDGSLIGGNLSMIANNIGTKSFPLTFKNKILFLEEVGEDLYRIDRSMVQLKRAGILSEISGLLVGGVTDVPYDEEPFGLEANEIILSHVSDYDFPVYFDVPFGHIDENHLIPCGLQSKIRADKEKVHLIVKK; translated from the coding sequence ATGATCATACCGGAATTTCTTTCTCCAGGCGATAAAGTAATTATTGTAGCGACTGCCCGAGCTGTTGATTCTACTGCTGTTGATCATGCAGTAGAAATTTTAGAACAGTGGGGCTTGAAGGTTCTTAAAGGTAAAAACCTTCTTAACAAAGATTTTAGGTTTGCCGGTAAAGATTCCGCCAGGTCGGAAGATCTTCAATATGCTATTTCATCTCCTGACATAAAAGCTGTTTTTTGTGTCCGTGGGGGTTATGGAACTACCAGAATTGTTGATAATATCGATTTTAAACCTCTTTATAAGTATCCTAAATGGATACTAGGCTTTTCTGACATAACAACATTATTATTGCAATTGGAGCGATTAGGAGTTGCTTCTGCTCATTCTTCAATGCCAGCACTTTTTAAAAATAAGACAAGTAAGGAAGCACTCAATTCTATCAGGCTTTTTTTAATGGAGCCTGAAGATTATAAGTTAGAATGGGATCAAACTTCAATTGATCGAGTTCATAATTGTGATGGTAGCCTTATAGGAGGAAACCTTTCAATGATTGCTAATAATATTGGGACAAAGTCTTTTCCTCTGACTTTTAAAAATAAGATTCTTTTTCTGGAAGAAGTGGGTGAAGATTTATATCGGATAGACAGGTCAATGGTTCAATTAAAAAGGGCAGGTATTTTAAGTGAAATTAGTGGATTATTAGTCGGAGGTGTAACGGATGTACCATATGATGAAGAACCGTTTGGGTTGGAAGCAAATGAAATTATTTTAAGTCATGTTAGTGATTATGATTTCCCCGTATATTTTGATGTTCCCTTTGGCCACATAGATGAAAATCATTTGATTCCTTGCGGACTTCAATCTAAGATAAGGGCTGATAAAGAAAAGGTGCACTTGATCGTTAAAAAATAA
- a CDS encoding OmpH family outer membrane protein, whose translation MKSKFFLIVFGIIIAGFSMSAQGQSLKIGYTNVDYVLSNLPEMKNVQSEFETYQKQLQNQIQAKQQTLRSKVTEYEQNVQANQWSDVVRADKERELQQMDQNLQKFAQDAQKSMQAKYTELLQPLYKKIETAIKQVAEEEGYTHIFNSGTPGTDILLFANDESDVTDKIFVKLGVTPPTE comes from the coding sequence ATGAAAAGTAAATTTTTTCTTATTGTTTTTGGAATTATTATCGCCGGATTCAGCATGTCGGCTCAAGGCCAGTCGCTGAAAATAGGTTATACAAATGTTGACTATGTACTTTCTAACTTGCCTGAAATGAAGAATGTACAAAGCGAGTTTGAGACATATCAAAAGCAACTGCAGAATCAGATTCAGGCTAAACAACAAACTCTTAGAAGTAAAGTGACTGAATATGAACAAAATGTTCAGGCTAATCAGTGGTCAGATGTAGTAAGAGCTGACAAAGAAAGAGAGCTTCAGCAAATGGATCAAAATCTTCAAAAATTTGCTCAGGATGCTCAAAAGAGTATGCAGGCTAAGTACACTGAGCTATTACAGCCTCTATACAAAAAAATAGAGACTGCAATTAAGCAGGTAGCTGAGGAAGAAGGTTATACTCACATTTTTAACAGTGGAACTCCTGGTACTGATATTCTTCTTTTTGCAAATGATGAATCTGATGTAACAGATAAAATCTTCGTTAAACTTGGAGTAACTCCTCCAACTGAGTAA
- a CDS encoding OmpH family outer membrane protein → MRKIFLLHLLFIGLSFTGFSQKFGYVDTDYVLNQMPEYKEAQSKIQELARSWQEEIKEMIAEKESMYEALEAEKVLLTEEMIKERKEEIKEKEKEIQDYQQKVFGFKGLFYLKKEEIIKPVMDQVFEAVSKVAKDKRLQIVFDKSGDLVMIYTNPVHDYTDYVLEELGLGDKNDTIE, encoded by the coding sequence ATGCGAAAAATATTTCTTCTACATCTTCTTTTTATAGGCCTTTCATTTACTGGCTTTAGCCAGAAATTCGGCTATGTTGATACAGATTATGTATTGAATCAAATGCCTGAATACAAGGAGGCTCAATCAAAAATTCAAGAATTGGCACGAAGTTGGCAGGAGGAAATAAAAGAGATGATTGCTGAGAAGGAATCGATGTATGAGGCTCTTGAAGCAGAAAAAGTTCTTCTTACTGAAGAAATGATCAAAGAACGGAAAGAAGAAATAAAGGAAAAGGAAAAAGAAATTCAGGATTACCAGCAAAAGGTATTTGGTTTTAAAGGCCTTTTCTATTTGAAGAAAGAAGAAATAATAAAACCTGTGATGGATCAGGTTTTTGAAGCGGTCAGTAAGGTCGCAAAAGATAAGAGACTCCAGATCGTATTTGATAAGTCAGGTGATCTGGTAATGATTTATACCAATCCTGTTCATGATTATACAGATTATGTATTAGAAGAACTTGGGTTGGGAGACAAAAATGACACTATTGAGTAA